From Ktedonobacterales bacterium, a single genomic window includes:
- a CDS encoding TlyA family RNA methyltransferase, protein MAASRKERVDQLLVQRGLAPSRERARALIMAGLVTVGGRVIDKAGTLVSVDTLCEVRDSRGELRYASRGGLKLERALDAFGLSPAGLTCLDVGASTGGFTDVLLQRGARLVYAVDVGQGQLAWELRNDPRVVVMERTNIRYLEHLPAPVQCAVIDVSFISLRLVLPRVAALTTPAAWMVALVKPQFEAGKAEADRGAGVISDPQVRRRVLLTLCDWAPAQTPPLFPSGLTTSPIAGRDGNREYLLWLEKQPGFGPGVDAAGIEQVIRREAQRS, encoded by the coding sequence ATGGCTGCAAGCAGAAAAGAACGGGTGGACCAGTTGTTGGTCCAGCGCGGGCTGGCGCCCAGCCGCGAACGAGCCAGAGCACTGATTATGGCGGGCCTCGTGACGGTTGGCGGGCGGGTGATTGATAAGGCGGGTACACTGGTGTCCGTAGATACGCTCTGCGAGGTGCGCGATAGCCGGGGCGAATTACGCTACGCCAGCCGGGGCGGCCTGAAGCTGGAACGCGCGCTCGATGCGTTTGGCCTCAGTCCGGCGGGGTTGACCTGCCTGGATGTTGGCGCTTCCACCGGCGGCTTTACGGATGTGCTGCTTCAGCGAGGGGCGCGCCTGGTGTACGCGGTGGATGTCGGCCAGGGGCAGCTTGCCTGGGAACTGCGCAACGATCCGCGCGTGGTGGTAATGGAGCGCACGAATATTCGCTATCTGGAGCATCTGCCCGCACCTGTCCAGTGCGCCGTTATTGATGTCTCATTTATTTCGCTGCGGCTTGTGCTGCCGCGTGTAGCCGCGCTGACGACTCCGGCAGCCTGGATGGTGGCCTTGGTGAAACCGCAGTTTGAGGCTGGCAAGGCCGAGGCTGATCGGGGGGCAGGCGTCATCAGCGACCCACAGGTACGCCGCCGTGTGCTGCTGACGCTGTGCGACTGGGCGCCAGCGCAGACCCCACCGCTCTTTCCGAGCGGGCTGACCACTTCACCTATCGCTGGCCGGGATGGCAATCGAGAGTACTTGCTCTGGTTAGAAAAACAGCCGGGCTTTGGGCCAGGAGTTGACGCAGCGGGAATCGAGCAAGTTATCAGGCGAGAGGCGCAGCGTTCTTGA
- a CDS encoding benzoate-CoA ligase family protein, with amino-acid sequence MTVSINIPQIVLPDTYNAASTFLDRNVEEGRGERIAVYYEDQGWTYRQLQALANRIGNSLDNLGMEREQRVALLLLDSPQLAAAFLGAIKLGAVPIPMNTSLRPADYVYILNDSRAKALLVDAALWPQIAGVRSQLQHLRHIVVIGRSKLDAGEEQVGLLDFDEWVAGASDALAAAPTSKDDTAFWLYSSGSTGFPKGCVHLQHDMILCTELYARPFLNITKDDITFSGAKLYFAYGLGNNLYFPFAEGAAAVYYAGRPIGEDLLKVIDRYHPTIFYAVPTQYASMLAIPDAGKRFDCSSLRVCVSAGEPLPADFYRRWKERFGVEILDGIGSTEICHIFISNRQGEVRPGSSGKLVPGYEAKIVDEQGQPVPQGDIGNLLIKGDSTCAYYWNKHEKTKQTIQGEWIQTGDKYYQDEDGFFWYCGRSDDMLKVGGQWVSPVEVESALVMHPAVLEAAVVGHADADGLIKPKAYVVLQQGQTASDALIDELKAFVKDRLAAFKYPRWIECVAELPKTATGKIQRYKLREQA; translated from the coding sequence ATGACTGTTTCCATCAACATCCCTCAGATCGTTCTCCCCGACACCTACAACGCAGCCTCCACGTTCCTGGATCGCAATGTAGAAGAGGGGCGTGGCGAGCGTATCGCCGTCTACTACGAAGACCAGGGCTGGACCTATCGCCAGTTGCAGGCGCTGGCAAATCGCATCGGCAATAGCCTGGACAATCTCGGCATGGAGAGGGAACAGCGCGTGGCCCTGCTGCTGCTGGATTCTCCCCAGCTTGCTGCGGCGTTTTTGGGGGCCATCAAGCTTGGCGCGGTTCCCATCCCCATGAACACATCGCTGCGCCCGGCTGATTATGTCTATATCCTCAATGACAGCCGGGCAAAGGCGCTGCTAGTAGACGCGGCCCTCTGGCCGCAGATAGCGGGCGTTCGCAGCCAGCTCCAACACCTGCGCCATATCGTCGTCATTGGGCGCAGCAAGCTGGATGCAGGCGAAGAACAGGTCGGCTTGCTCGACTTCGACGAGTGGGTTGCGGGCGCTTCCGATGCGCTGGCTGCGGCCCCCACCAGCAAAGATGACACCGCTTTCTGGTTGTACAGTTCCGGCAGCACCGGCTTCCCCAAAGGCTGTGTTCATCTCCAGCACGATATGATCCTCTGCACCGAACTGTATGCACGCCCTTTCCTGAATATCACCAAAGATGACATCACCTTTTCAGGGGCCAAACTCTACTTTGCCTATGGGCTGGGCAACAACCTGTATTTCCCTTTCGCCGAAGGCGCTGCCGCCGTCTATTATGCGGGCCGACCAATCGGCGAAGACCTCCTCAAAGTCATTGATCGCTATCACCCAACCATCTTCTATGCCGTGCCCACTCAGTACGCCTCGATGCTGGCAATCCCCGACGCCGGAAAGCGCTTTGATTGCTCGTCGCTGCGGGTCTGTGTCTCCGCCGGAGAGCCGCTGCCAGCCGATTTCTACCGGCGCTGGAAAGAGCGCTTTGGCGTTGAGATTCTCGACGGCATTGGCAGCACCGAAATCTGCCACATCTTTATCTCCAACCGCCAGGGCGAGGTGCGGCCAGGCAGTTCGGGTAAACTTGTACCCGGCTACGAGGCGAAGATCGTTGATGAGCAGGGCCAGCCAGTCCCGCAAGGAGACATCGGCAACCTCTTGATTAAAGGTGACAGCACCTGCGCCTACTACTGGAACAAGCACGAAAAGACGAAGCAGACCATCCAGGGCGAATGGATTCAGACCGGCGATAAATACTACCAGGATGAAGACGGCTTTTTTTGGTATTGTGGCCGGTCAGATGATATGCTAAAAGTGGGTGGGCAGTGGGTCTCGCCAGTGGAGGTCGAGTCGGCCCTGGTGATGCACCCGGCAGTACTGGAGGCAGCCGTCGTGGGCCATGCCGATGCCGACGGACTCATCAAACCGAAAGCCTACGTCGTCCTTCAGCAAGGGCAGACGGCAAGCGATGCGCTGATTGACGAATTGAAAGCGTTTGTGAAAGATCGGCTGGCAGCCTTCAAGTATCCACGCTGGATCGAATGCGTGGCAGAACTGCCCAAGACCGCTACTGGCAAGATTCAGCGTTATAAGTTGCGCGAGCAGGCATAG